Proteins from a genomic interval of Trifolium pratense cultivar HEN17-A07 linkage group LG6, ARS_RC_1.1, whole genome shotgun sequence:
- the LOC123888617 gene encoding nudix hydrolase 12, mitochondrial-like, with product MSSVPARTGRQRQRYEDNLRLVSGCIPYRWRKENADQIGKTEEMIEVLMISSPKRDDLVFPKGGWENDETVTEAACREALEEAGVKGILRETPLGIWEFRSKSSQDLCGMEGGCRGYMFALEVTEELEHWPEQKNRARRWLNIKEAFRLSRYDWMCNALEEFTKVMAEDRKLDNQDNNVDPPSVLVTDVSECQSMSPNCYKRSSNMQHHGVPSKSNLLQHASQEIAIHFGY from the exons ATGTCTTCTGTGCCAGCAAGAACGGGGCGACAAAGACAACGTTATGAAGACAACCTTCGACTTGTTTCTGG ATGTATTCCGTATAGATGGAGAAAGGAGAATGCAGATCAAATTGGAAAAACCGAGGAAATGATAGAAGTACTTATGATTTCTTCGCCAAAACGTGACGACCTTGTATTTCCAAAG GGTGGCTGGGAGAATGATGAGACTGTTACAGAAGCCGCTTGTCGTGAAGCTTTAGAAGAAGCAGgagttaaaggaatactaaga gaAACTCCATTAGGAATATGGGAGTTCAGAAGCAAAAGCAGCCAAGACTTGTGTGGCATGGAAGGAGGCTGCAGAGGATACATGTTTGCCTTGGAGGTGACTGAAGAACTCGAGCATTGGCCTGAGCAGAAAAACCGTGCTCGCCGATGG TTAAACATAAAGGAAGCATTTAGACTCAGCCGATATGATTGGATGTGTAATGCACTTGAGGAGTTTACTAAAGTTATGGCAGAAGACAGGAAGCTTGACAACCAAGACAATAATGTTGACCCCCCTTCCGTTCTCGTAACAGATGTCTCAGAATGTCAAAGTATGTCACCCAATTGCTATAAAAGATCCTCTAACATGCAGCACCACGGCGTGCCTTCTAAATCCAATCTACTGCAACACGCATCTCAAGAGATAGCCATCCATTTTGGCTATTGA